In Saccharothrix syringae, the following are encoded in one genomic region:
- a CDS encoding NACHT domain-containing protein: MSGILPIAVPAGIALLSAVLGFYQWRRTQAATKQLEQEKLQHQRDVLAWEKEKLALTREGEREQAEQAAKAERAREIEQARRSERDRVRTARRESTTDAELAREYRKTLARQLKSVKILDMSRPLDLEEVYVQLAVREQPGRFAREREVRRLAEDDPGDHLLGPAPERQPISTVHPDEALRRHQRIVVLGDPGSGKTTMLRHLALREARHGAEPPVYVELRKFVDSGVADLMSYVEHVLAEDYRFDGAARFLDESFTRGGAALLLDGLDEVLGGATAEAAAAEYDRIVDDVDRIAVRHPNLLIAVTCRRAGWRPALSSFTTLEVVDFTWEHIGQFVDNWFKDQPVRGRQLKQALSENLRMQALATNPLVLSLIAIVFERELELPERRAELYNRCAEVMLREWDAHRGIRRFGKFTTDRKRDLLQEVAWRFHLMGKRYFPEAELLGVIADYLPTIGIPAGENEAILAEIAAQYGLLKEQAHGWYGFLHLTVQEYFAAVSAAARGGDCVDHVVRHRHDPWWEEVLVLQAGLLPDATGLLREVLGWRGRRRREDDVLRGDLVLAAQCLVGTPRIEDASLRAEIIAEVRNALVKAPSPFHRERAAAALVGIGTSDSTAAARDLLFDLGVPQEVRAAVVLAYCGSSDERARRDVDRLLAEGIGRHGEEVVGAALKAASDAGRITSVAPLVKIFQEAESVGLRGIAATDIAAIGDWSAVPVPRDEVERLAGAMTLLTGNPVVTVSAESAPDVLTRADVHWSAKWWCVRSLDREVVPREVFERLYERADVDERTRIALATALTLRGEARFAPDLVDAIRRAIVPPVVVVADLGNSRLLGPRELWTWICQALHSVGDKSVFPHLLDLLEQEVRGQSSSAYNLSIVIQAAAVFGEDALCRKILDMASADAEVLYSVPDWSAAITPTTVPAAVGALEAHDTRLIKPHVVVEVFRNLGRVARDARSARWVWRASAGQGRWVSRQGFQALHAICRRGRFRLFPDGRVEDLPI, encoded by the coding sequence GTGTCCGGAATTCTTCCCATCGCCGTTCCCGCCGGCATCGCACTGTTATCCGCAGTTCTGGGGTTCTACCAATGGCGGCGGACACAGGCGGCCACCAAGCAGCTGGAACAGGAGAAGCTCCAGCACCAGCGCGATGTGCTGGCGTGGGAGAAGGAGAAGCTCGCGCTGACCCGGGAAGGGGAGCGCGAGCAGGCGGAGCAGGCGGCGAAGGCCGAACGCGCCCGCGAGATCGAGCAGGCCCGCCGGAGCGAGCGGGACCGGGTCCGCACCGCCCGGCGCGAGTCCACGACCGACGCCGAACTGGCCCGGGAGTACCGGAAGACGCTGGCCAGGCAGCTCAAGTCGGTGAAGATCCTCGACATGAGCCGTCCGCTGGACCTGGAGGAGGTCTACGTCCAGCTCGCGGTGCGGGAGCAGCCGGGGCGGTTCGCCCGTGAGCGCGAGGTGCGGCGGCTCGCCGAGGACGACCCCGGGGACCACCTGCTCGGGCCGGCGCCCGAGCGACAACCGATCTCGACCGTGCACCCGGACGAGGCGCTGCGGCGGCACCAGCGAATCGTGGTGCTCGGCGACCCGGGTTCGGGCAAGACGACCATGCTCCGGCACCTGGCGCTGCGCGAGGCCCGGCACGGCGCCGAGCCACCGGTGTACGTGGAGCTGCGCAAGTTCGTCGACAGCGGCGTGGCCGACCTGATGAGCTACGTCGAGCACGTGCTGGCCGAGGACTACCGCTTCGACGGCGCCGCGCGGTTCCTGGACGAGTCGTTCACCAGGGGCGGGGCCGCCCTGCTGCTCGACGGCCTCGACGAGGTGCTGGGCGGTGCCACCGCCGAGGCCGCCGCGGCCGAGTATGACCGGATCGTGGACGACGTCGACCGCATCGCGGTCCGCCACCCGAACCTGCTGATCGCGGTGACGTGCCGGCGCGCGGGGTGGCGACCGGCGCTCAGCTCGTTCACCACGCTGGAGGTCGTCGACTTCACCTGGGAGCACATCGGCCAGTTCGTCGACAACTGGTTCAAGGACCAGCCCGTGCGGGGCAGGCAGTTGAAGCAGGCGTTGTCGGAGAACCTGCGCATGCAGGCCCTGGCCACGAACCCGCTGGTGCTGTCGCTGATCGCGATCGTGTTCGAGCGCGAGCTGGAGCTGCCGGAGCGGCGGGCGGAGCTGTACAACCGGTGCGCCGAGGTGATGCTGCGCGAGTGGGACGCGCACCGGGGCATCCGGCGGTTCGGCAAGTTCACCACCGACCGCAAGCGCGACCTGCTGCAGGAGGTGGCGTGGCGGTTCCACCTCATGGGCAAGCGGTACTTCCCCGAGGCGGAGCTGCTGGGCGTCATCGCCGACTACCTGCCGACGATCGGCATCCCGGCGGGGGAGAACGAGGCGATCCTCGCGGAGATCGCCGCCCAGTACGGGCTGCTGAAGGAGCAGGCGCACGGCTGGTACGGGTTCCTGCACCTGACCGTGCAGGAGTACTTCGCGGCGGTGTCGGCGGCGGCCCGGGGTGGTGACTGCGTCGACCACGTGGTCCGCCACCGCCACGACCCGTGGTGGGAGGAGGTGCTGGTCCTCCAGGCGGGGTTGTTGCCGGACGCCACCGGGCTGCTGCGGGAGGTCCTGGGGTGGCGGGGGAGGAGGCGGCGCGAGGACGACGTGCTCCGGGGCGATCTCGTGCTGGCGGCCCAGTGCCTGGTGGGCACGCCCCGGATCGAGGACGCGTCGTTGCGCGCGGAGATCATCGCCGAGGTGCGGAACGCCCTGGTCAAAGCACCGTCCCCGTTCCACCGGGAACGCGCCGCGGCGGCGTTGGTCGGCATCGGCACCTCGGATTCGACCGCCGCGGCCCGAGACCTGCTCTTCGACCTCGGGGTGCCGCAGGAGGTGCGGGCCGCGGTGGTACTCGCGTACTGCGGGTCGTCCGATGAACGGGCCAGGCGGGACGTCGACCGGTTGCTCGCGGAAGGCATCGGGCGCCACGGGGAGGAGGTGGTAGGGGCAGCGCTCAAAGCGGCTTCCGACGCGGGCCGGATCACCTCGGTGGCACCCCTGGTGAAGATCTTCCAGGAAGCGGAGAGCGTCGGGTTGAGGGGCATCGCTGCCACCGACATCGCCGCGATCGGCGACTGGTCCGCGGTGCCCGTGCCCCGCGACGAGGTCGAACGGCTCGCTGGGGCGATGACCTTGTTGACGGGCAATCCCGTGGTGACGGTCTCCGCCGAATCGGCGCCCGATGTGCTGACCCGGGCAGACGTCCACTGGAGCGCGAAGTGGTGGTGCGTGCGGTCGCTGGACCGCGAGGTGGTGCCGCGGGAGGTCTTCGAGCGGTTGTACGAACGAGCCGACGTCGACGAACGGACGCGGATCGCCCTGGCAACCGCGCTCACCCTCCGGGGCGAAGCCCGGTTCGCCCCGGACCTGGTCGACGCGATCCGCAGGGCGATCGTCCCACCGGTGGTGGTGGTCGCTGACTTGGGCAACAGCCGCTTGCTCGGCCCCCGGGAACTGTGGACCTGGATCTGCCAAGCCTTGCACTCCGTCGGGGACAAGTCGGTGTTCCCGCACCTGCTGGACCTCCTGGAGCAGGAAGTGCGCGGCCAGTCGTCCAGCGCCTACAACCTGTCCATCGTGATCCAGGCCGCAGCCGTGTTCGGAGAGGACGCCCTGTGCCGGAAGATCCTCGACATGGCGTCCGCCGATGCGGAGGTGCTGTACTCGGTGCCGGACTGGAGCGCCGCGATCACGCCGACGACGGTCCCCGCCGCGGTCGGGGCGCTGGAGGCCCACGACACGCGGTTGATCAAACCGCATGTCGTGGTGGAGGTCTTCCGCAACCTGGGCAGGGTCGCCCGTGATGCGAGGTCCGCGCGGTGGGTCTGGCGTGCATCAGCCGGGCAGGGGCGGTGGGTGTCCAGGCAGGGGTTCCAAGCCCTCCACGCCATCTGCCGCCGGGGCCGCTTCCGCCTGTTCCCCGACGGCCGGGTCGAAGACCTGCCGATCTGA
- a CDS encoding SAM-dependent methyltransferase, producing MNAPPANGHALLDFNSPLSDAKAFDLINSLHLAPGQRVVDYGCGWAELLLRAVEHAPGTTGVGVDDDELAITRGRANAEARGLTDRVSLERADATTWTTEPADVAISIGASHAWGGTKGTLEAMHARLRPGGTLLLGDGFWERPPNEVASAIFGEEGFGTLAELVDLAHTLGYRLLNLATASLDEWDGFESRWCAARERWLLANPDHPRAAEVRSVVDDHRDGWLKGYRGALGFAYLTLGRA from the coding sequence GTGAACGCCCCACCGGCCAACGGCCACGCCCTGCTCGACTTCAACAGCCCGCTCTCGGACGCCAAGGCATTCGACCTGATCAACAGCCTGCACCTGGCACCGGGGCAGCGGGTGGTCGACTACGGCTGCGGCTGGGCCGAGCTGCTGCTCAGGGCGGTCGAGCACGCCCCCGGCACCACCGGCGTCGGCGTGGACGACGACGAGCTCGCCATCACCCGAGGCCGGGCGAACGCCGAGGCCAGGGGCCTGACCGACCGCGTCTCGCTGGAGCGGGCCGACGCCACCACCTGGACCACCGAGCCCGCCGACGTGGCGATCAGCATCGGCGCCTCCCACGCGTGGGGCGGCACCAAGGGCACCCTGGAGGCCATGCACGCCCGCCTCCGCCCCGGCGGCACCCTCCTGCTCGGCGACGGCTTCTGGGAGCGCCCGCCGAACGAGGTGGCGTCCGCCATCTTCGGCGAGGAGGGCTTCGGCACCCTGGCCGAACTGGTCGACCTGGCCCACACCCTCGGCTACCGCCTGCTCAACCTGGCCACCGCGAGCCTCGACGAGTGGGACGGCTTCGAGTCCCGCTGGTGCGCCGCCCGCGAGCGCTGGCTGCTGGCCAACCCGGACCACCCGCGGGCCGCCGAGGTGCGGAGCGTCGTCGACGACCACCGCGACGGGTGGCTCAAGGGCTACCGCGGCGCCCTGGGGTTCGCCTACCTGACCCTGGGGCGCGCCTAG
- a CDS encoding replication-associated recombination protein A: MFGASDEEKQARIAANAPLAVRMRPRTLDEVVGQDHLLGPGAPLRRLVEGSSPASVMLYGPPGTGKTTLATLVSQATGRRFAALSALSAGVKEVRAVIDEARRRLVRSGESTVLFIDEVHRFSKTQQDALLGAVEDRIVLLVAATTENPFFSVVSPLLSRSLVLQLRPLTDDAVRALVRRAVADERGLGGAITVEPDAEDHLVRLAGGDARRALTALEAAADAVGEGGALDLATLEATVDKAAVRYDRQGDQHYDVTSAFIKSIRGSDVDAALHYLARMIEAGEDPRFIARRLVIHASEDVGMADPTALQVCVAAAQAVQLIGLPECALNLAQATIHLATAPKSNAVTTAINEAMADVRRGAIGTVPAHLRDGHYAGAAKLGNAQGYRYPHDVPEGVLTQQYPPDELVGRDYYEPTGRGAERVVAERLPRLRRVVRGQE, translated from the coding sequence TTGTTCGGCGCGAGCGACGAGGAGAAGCAGGCGCGCATCGCCGCCAACGCCCCGCTGGCCGTGCGGATGCGCCCGCGCACCCTCGACGAGGTCGTCGGGCAGGACCACCTGCTCGGGCCGGGCGCGCCGCTGCGCAGGCTGGTCGAGGGCTCGTCACCGGCCTCGGTCATGCTCTACGGCCCGCCCGGCACCGGCAAGACCACCCTGGCCACGCTCGTCTCCCAGGCCACCGGCCGCCGCTTCGCCGCCCTGTCCGCGCTGTCCGCGGGCGTGAAGGAGGTGCGCGCGGTCATCGACGAGGCGCGCCGCCGCCTGGTCCGCTCCGGCGAGTCGACCGTGCTGTTCATCGACGAGGTGCACCGGTTCTCCAAGACCCAGCAGGACGCGCTGCTGGGCGCGGTGGAGGACCGGATCGTGCTGCTGGTCGCGGCGACCACGGAGAACCCGTTCTTCTCCGTGGTGTCCCCGCTGCTGTCCCGGTCCCTGGTGCTGCAACTGCGCCCGCTGACCGACGACGCGGTGCGCGCCCTGGTCCGCCGCGCCGTCGCCGACGAGCGTGGCCTCGGCGGCGCGATCACCGTCGAGCCGGACGCCGAGGACCACCTGGTGCGGCTGGCCGGCGGTGACGCCCGCCGCGCGCTGACCGCCCTGGAGGCCGCCGCGGACGCGGTCGGTGAAGGGGGAGCGCTGGACCTGGCGACCCTGGAGGCCACCGTCGACAAGGCGGCCGTCCGCTACGACCGGCAGGGCGACCAGCACTACGACGTGACCAGCGCGTTCATCAAGTCCATCCGCGGTTCGGACGTGGACGCCGCGCTGCACTACCTGGCCCGGATGATCGAGGCGGGCGAGGACCCGAGGTTCATCGCCCGGCGGCTGGTGATCCACGCCAGCGAGGACGTGGGCATGGCCGACCCGACCGCGTTGCAGGTGTGCGTGGCGGCGGCGCAGGCGGTGCAGCTGATCGGCCTGCCGGAGTGCGCGCTGAACCTCGCCCAGGCCACCATCCACCTGGCCACCGCGCCGAAGTCGAACGCGGTGACCACCGCCATCAACGAGGCCATGGCGGACGTGCGCCGGGGCGCGATCGGCACGGTGCCCGCCCACCTGCGCGACGGCCACTACGCGGGCGCGGCCAAGCTCGGGAACGCCCAGGGCTACCGCTACCCGCACGACGTGCCCGAGGGCGTGCTGACCCAGCAGTACCCGCCGGACGAGCTGGTCGGCCGCGACTACTACGAGCCGACCGGCCGGGGCGCGGAGCGCGTGGTCGCGGAACGCCTGCCCAGGCTGCGCCGGGTGGTCCGCGGCCAGGAGTGA
- a CDS encoding type VII secretion target codes for MSELSPAEIARYAHQAGFRGQDLTIAVAVALAESGGNPRAHNDTPPDDSYGLWQVNMLGSLGPARRREFGLESDRELFDPLENAKAANRISGDGRSWAPWTTYTSGRYRRYLDEARRGVEAMKRGGSGGSGGGGRGGAGGRGGSGGGFSVGVGVLRDYARRTRNSADDLTALGRGHVRDVREIADDSFGRIGRQSGFAEALDNFGAALRKQVKGVAHNTEALATSASRSARAYQEQDDDNARALGGRGVSGGGEG; via the coding sequence ATGAGCGAGCTGAGCCCGGCGGAGATCGCCCGGTACGCGCACCAGGCAGGGTTCCGCGGGCAGGACCTGACGATCGCGGTGGCGGTCGCGCTGGCCGAGTCCGGCGGGAACCCCCGCGCGCACAACGACACCCCGCCCGACGACTCGTACGGGTTGTGGCAGGTCAACATGCTGGGGTCGCTGGGGCCCGCGCGGCGGCGCGAGTTCGGGCTGGAGTCCGACCGGGAGCTGTTCGACCCGCTGGAGAACGCCAAGGCGGCCAACCGGATCTCCGGCGACGGCCGGTCGTGGGCGCCGTGGACCACCTACACGAGCGGGAGGTACCGGCGGTACCTGGACGAGGCGCGGCGCGGGGTGGAGGCGATGAAGCGCGGCGGTTCCGGTGGTTCGGGCGGCGGCGGTCGTGGTGGTGCCGGTGGCCGGGGCGGTTCCGGTGGCGGGTTCTCGGTCGGCGTCGGGGTGCTGCGCGACTACGCGCGGCGGACGCGGAACAGCGCCGACGACCTCACCGCGCTCGGCCGCGGCCACGTGCGCGACGTGCGGGAGATCGCCGACGACAGCTTCGGGCGGATCGGCAGGCAGTCCGGTTTCGCCGAGGCGCTGGACAACTTCGGTGCCGCCCTGCGCAAGCAGGTGAAGGGGGTCGCGCACAACACCGAGGCGCTGGCCACGTCCGCGTCCCGGTCCGCGCGCGCCTACCAGGAGCAGGACGACGACAACGCCCGCGCCCTCGGCGGACGCGGCGTCAGCGGTGGGGGTGAGGGGTAG
- a CDS encoding CHAP domain-containing protein produces the protein MDSRAVARHFAEGMIGHRNALAGKAEDAVKAQYALHMTATGLDDRHEDQRKAAKTVLEHWRGDNAEAFEKRANRLGRQLRVTSDAARDAEKIVAGVSAALTTGHARARQAVDEYLDRAVRLLDAGQAVGTRAAMLKAVGEAADLAPRYTEETAAALRRVRDEMEEAARRLRSLEKEVEHDGVVDARPERTARGGRTRPSGARARGRARTIVSAARRELGTRENPPGSNRNPYGPTAAWCSSFATAMWRKAGVDIPLLPFTGDVFRWGQRHGKAYTSLSAVRPGDVLLFGTGPSSPATSRHIGIVEKVSGGVVTLIEGNSGDSVRRNTHRLSSATFYGGVHP, from the coding sequence GTGGACAGCCGTGCGGTGGCCCGGCACTTCGCCGAGGGCATGATCGGGCACCGGAACGCGTTGGCGGGCAAGGCCGAGGACGCGGTGAAGGCGCAGTACGCGCTGCACATGACCGCGACCGGGCTCGACGACCGGCACGAGGACCAGCGCAAGGCCGCCAAGACCGTGCTGGAGCACTGGCGGGGCGACAACGCCGAGGCGTTCGAGAAGCGCGCGAACCGGTTGGGCAGGCAGCTGCGCGTGACCTCCGACGCGGCGCGGGACGCCGAGAAGATCGTCGCCGGGGTGTCCGCCGCGCTCACCACCGGGCACGCGCGGGCCCGGCAGGCCGTCGACGAGTACCTGGACCGGGCGGTACGGCTGCTCGACGCGGGTCAGGCGGTCGGGACGCGGGCGGCGATGCTCAAGGCGGTCGGCGAGGCCGCGGACCTGGCGCCGCGGTACACCGAGGAGACCGCGGCGGCGCTGCGGCGGGTGCGGGACGAGATGGAGGAGGCGGCCCGCAGGCTGCGTTCTCTGGAGAAGGAGGTCGAGCACGACGGCGTGGTCGACGCCCGGCCCGAGCGGACGGCCCGGGGCGGGCGCACGCGTCCCTCCGGCGCCCGGGCCCGCGGTCGGGCGCGCACGATCGTCTCGGCCGCGCGGCGCGAGCTGGGCACCCGCGAGAACCCGCCGGGCAGCAACCGCAACCCGTACGGGCCGACGGCGGCGTGGTGCTCGTCGTTCGCCACGGCCATGTGGCGCAAGGCGGGCGTGGACATCCCGCTGCTGCCGTTCACCGGCGACGTGTTCCGGTGGGGGCAGCGGCACGGCAAGGCGTACACGTCGCTGAGCGCCGTGCGGCCGGGTGACGTGCTGCTGTTCGGGACCGGGCCGAGCAGCCCGGCGACCAGCAGGCACATCGGGATCGTGGAGAAGGTCTCCGGTGGCGTGGTGACGTTGATCGAGGGCAACTCCGGTGACTCGGTGCGGCGCAACACGCACCGGCTCAGCTCGGCCACGTTCTACGGAGGGGTGCACCCGTGA
- a CDS encoding ESX secretion-associated protein EspG: protein MARRSATGVVLTHLEFDLLWEDLGTGDLPYPLEVPSHGETEDERDELGGQVLRTLTEAGLADGHEVATELEDLFGLLAHGAVSVDALVFRPTPWRVLARTRGPRGVLAVLNDREVALEPVTDLVAPIARVIGDAPPGPGEPVTLPRQVFSAAVDAYAESGHAAMERVLTRAGVTGRATRPITTLVDSPRQAAGQLAATGPTGRSRILSWTDTAAGRYAMSTDDADWLRISPADTPWLTRHLTTLLTSVTT, encoded by the coding sequence ATGGCGCGACGTTCGGCGACCGGGGTGGTGCTGACCCACCTGGAGTTCGACCTGCTGTGGGAGGACCTGGGCACCGGGGACCTGCCCTACCCGCTGGAGGTCCCCTCGCACGGGGAGACCGAGGACGAGCGGGACGAGCTGGGCGGCCAGGTGCTGCGCACGCTCACCGAGGCGGGCCTGGCCGACGGCCACGAGGTCGCCACCGAGCTGGAGGACCTGTTCGGCCTGCTGGCCCACGGCGCGGTGTCCGTCGACGCCCTGGTGTTCCGCCCCACCCCGTGGCGGGTGCTGGCGCGGACCCGAGGCCCGCGCGGCGTGCTGGCCGTGCTCAACGACCGGGAGGTGGCCCTGGAGCCCGTCACCGACCTGGTCGCCCCGATCGCCCGGGTCATCGGCGACGCGCCACCCGGCCCCGGCGAGCCGGTCACCCTGCCCAGGCAGGTCTTCTCCGCCGCCGTGGACGCCTACGCCGAGTCCGGCCACGCCGCCATGGAGCGGGTCCTGACCCGCGCCGGCGTCACCGGCCGCGCCACCAGGCCCATCACCACCCTGGTCGACTCCCCGCGCCAGGCCGCCGGCCAACTGGCCGCCACCGGCCCCACCGGCCGCTCCCGCATCCTCAGCTGGACCGACACCGCCGCTGGCCGCTACGCCATGTCCACCGACGACGCCGACTGGCTGCGCATCTCCCCGGCCGACACCCCCTGGCTAACCCGCCACCTCACAACCCTCCTCACTTCAGTAACCACCTAA
- a CDS encoding helix-turn-helix transcriptional regulator, whose protein sequence is MDVADGVLTVRASGAAAAKAALNGGAPAPEDIQLLLRCTVPKGVPGTGAALRFPDCSLHVLPVGVVMLTVAEARLTIGFGELKPLMFQPVPVDAALRSVFSGAVAHVLAAAHVLDPHGLSHHLLGLAELVLRSALRAELDRVGSPAARRREALEYMREHLADPGLSADRVAEALFISRRRLYQLFDDGQGVSERIRGLRIDRARALLSDPAKAARGIGEIARDCGFVSAAHFSRTFRQVVGLTPSEFRAR, encoded by the coding sequence GTGGACGTCGCGGACGGGGTGCTGACGGTGCGGGCCTCCGGCGCCGCCGCCGCCAAAGCCGCGCTCAACGGGGGTGCGCCGGCGCCCGAGGACATCCAGCTGCTGCTGCGCTGCACCGTGCCCAAGGGCGTGCCGGGCACGGGCGCCGCGCTTCGGTTTCCCGATTGCTCGCTGCACGTGCTGCCGGTGGGCGTGGTGATGCTGACCGTGGCCGAGGCGCGGTTGACCATCGGGTTCGGCGAGCTGAAGCCGCTGATGTTCCAGCCGGTGCCGGTGGACGCGGCGCTGCGGTCGGTGTTCTCCGGCGCGGTGGCGCACGTGCTGGCCGCCGCGCACGTGCTGGACCCGCACGGGCTGTCGCACCACCTGCTGGGGTTGGCCGAGCTGGTGCTGCGCAGCGCGTTGCGGGCGGAGCTGGACCGGGTCGGCTCGCCGGCCGCGCGCAGGCGCGAGGCGCTGGAGTACATGCGCGAGCACCTGGCCGACCCGGGCCTGAGCGCGGACCGGGTCGCCGAGGCGCTGTTCATCTCCCGCCGCAGGCTCTACCAGCTGTTCGACGACGGGCAGGGCGTGTCCGAGCGGATCCGGGGGCTGCGCATCGACCGGGCCAGGGCGCTGCTGTCGGACCCGGCGAAGGCGGCCCGCGGGATCGGGGAGATCGCCCGGGACTGCGGTTTCGTCAGCGCCGCCCACTTCTCCCGGACGTTCCGCCAGGTGGTGGGCCTGACGCCGAGCGAGTTCCGCGCCCGCTGA
- a CDS encoding WXG100 family type VII secretion target, producing MSGGYQVDPDVLTAFAARLDETADEVRAVASTLDDPVGDLGPEGVTEAVDRLMGEWARALRGAGLDEVADGLRAAVGDYRDADEWRRG from the coding sequence ATGAGCGGCGGCTACCAGGTCGACCCGGACGTGCTCACCGCCTTCGCCGCGCGCCTGGACGAGACCGCCGACGAGGTGCGGGCGGTGGCCTCGACCCTCGACGACCCCGTCGGCGACCTCGGCCCCGAGGGCGTCACCGAGGCGGTCGACCGCCTCATGGGCGAGTGGGCGCGGGCGCTGCGCGGCGCGGGCCTGGACGAGGTCGCGGACGGCCTGCGCGCGGCGGTCGGGGACTACCGCGACGCCGACGAGTGGCGCCGTGGCTGA
- a CDS encoding PPE domain-containing protein, producing the protein MSERKGGFWSDFHDYSARTRRRNERRVRQREANRKPENFGKINWRAYTHRQLWDMVKSAEPGRMATRTYEWKKLAEEVDQATADVRRIVQTLVLSWRGPSAVAAAESASRLTEWGADASQRAYQVGTGLDAYTSAVEEAARAMPEPVHPDAERWFREGYDVTTLDGPQGAYMLKQLLDDHMPSKEEQKAAMERAVRVMDEYEHASGEVKRELPTFDEAPVVAQQPSAAVYAGPTTPPQVVPPQYPPPDSRVPADPHLPPGLPPTGPDPVPPPGTRLPDGTTTAAAAGNPGFGTPGFGPSGGFGGFGPTGGGAHGVPGGGPGGFGPLGSGPLGSGPLGSGPLGSGQPGPGGASGVLGAVPGGAAARGGFGPVAGAGGPQGFGVYPPVAPTNREEDGEHRNRYDQGLDLLDDLPPAYPPVLGE; encoded by the coding sequence ATGAGCGAGCGCAAGGGCGGCTTCTGGTCCGACTTCCACGACTACTCGGCGCGGACCCGCCGCCGCAACGAGCGGCGGGTGCGGCAGCGCGAGGCCAACCGGAAGCCGGAGAACTTCGGCAAGATCAACTGGCGCGCCTACACCCACCGGCAGCTGTGGGACATGGTCAAGTCGGCCGAGCCAGGGCGGATGGCCACCCGCACCTACGAGTGGAAGAAGCTGGCCGAGGAGGTCGACCAGGCGACCGCGGACGTGCGCCGGATCGTGCAGACCCTCGTGCTGTCCTGGCGCGGGCCCTCGGCCGTGGCCGCCGCGGAGTCCGCCTCGCGGCTCACCGAGTGGGGCGCGGACGCCTCGCAGCGCGCCTACCAGGTCGGCACCGGGCTCGACGCCTACACCTCGGCGGTGGAGGAGGCGGCCAGGGCCATGCCCGAGCCGGTGCACCCCGACGCCGAGCGGTGGTTCCGCGAGGGCTACGACGTGACCACGCTCGACGGCCCGCAGGGCGCGTACATGCTCAAGCAGCTCCTGGACGACCACATGCCGTCCAAGGAGGAGCAGAAGGCGGCCATGGAGCGGGCCGTGCGGGTCATGGACGAGTACGAGCACGCCAGCGGCGAGGTGAAGCGGGAGCTGCCGACGTTCGACGAGGCACCCGTGGTCGCCCAGCAGCCCTCCGCGGCGGTGTACGCCGGGCCGACCACGCCCCCGCAGGTCGTGCCGCCGCAGTACCCGCCGCCGGACTCCCGCGTCCCGGCCGACCCCCACCTCCCGCCGGGCCTGCCCCCGACCGGTCCCGACCCCGTGCCCCCGCCCGGTACGCGTCTCCCGGACGGCACCACCACGGCGGCGGCGGCCGGCAACCCCGGCTTCGGCACCCCTGGGTTCGGCCCCTCCGGCGGTTTCGGCGGTTTCGGCCCGACCGGCGGCGGCGCGCACGGCGTCCCCGGTGGCGGTCCCGGCGGCTTCGGCCCGCTCGGTTCCGGTCCGCTCGGTTCCGGTCCGCTCGGTTCCGGTCCGCTGGGCTCGGGCCAGCCCGGTCCCGGCGGCGCGTCGGGCGTGCTGGGCGCGGTGCCCGGCGGCGCGGCGGCACGCGGCGGGTTCGGCCCGGTCGCCGGCGCGGGCGGGCCCCAGGGCTTCGGCGTGTACCCGCCGGTGGCCCCGACCAACCGGGAGGAGGACGGCGAGCACCGCAACCGCTACGACCAGGGGCTGGACCTGCTCGACGACCTGCCGCCCGCGTACCCGCCGGTGCTCGGGGAATGA
- a CDS encoding uridine kinase family protein: MPSPAVHARAVLLAGPSGSGKSTLAAHLGWPVLRLDDFYREGDDPLLPRDESGRPDWDAEGSWNTEDALAAVVELATTGTVEAPVYSIGEDRRVGCRTLTAPGPFIAEGLFADRLVAGCREAGVLADAVVLAPGAVVTFARRFARDVAEARKPVPLLLRRGLRLMREHPAVVRRCADAGMRPVDPHRARAELATIGAGHPAAV, translated from the coding sequence GTGCCGTCACCTGCCGTTCACGCGCGCGCCGTGCTGCTCGCCGGTCCCTCCGGTTCGGGGAAGTCCACCCTCGCCGCCCACCTGGGCTGGCCCGTCCTGCGGCTCGACGACTTCTACCGCGAGGGCGACGACCCGCTGCTGCCGCGCGACGAGTCGGGCCGCCCCGACTGGGACGCCGAGGGCTCCTGGAACACCGAGGACGCCCTGGCCGCCGTGGTCGAGCTGGCCACCACGGGCACCGTCGAGGCGCCGGTGTACTCGATCGGCGAGGACCGCCGGGTCGGCTGCCGCACGCTGACCGCGCCGGGCCCGTTCATCGCCGAGGGCCTGTTCGCCGACCGGCTGGTGGCCGGGTGCCGCGAGGCGGGCGTGCTGGCCGACGCGGTGGTGCTGGCGCCGGGCGCGGTGGTGACGTTCGCCCGCCGGTTCGCCCGGGACGTGGCCGAGGCCCGCAAGCCGGTGCCGCTGCTGCTGCGCCGGGGCCTGCGGCTGATGCGGGAGCACCCGGCGGTGGTGCGCCGGTGCGCGGACGCCGGCATGCGGCCGGTGGACCCGCACCGGGCCCGCGCGGAGCTGGCCACGATCGGGGCGGGGCACCCGGCGGCGGTGTAA